A segment of the Amia ocellicauda isolate fAmiCal2 chromosome 5, fAmiCal2.hap1, whole genome shotgun sequence genome:
GCAGCTCCCAAATCTGCACGTAATTCATGTTTATAATGGAGTGCTACTACTAATGTATCATCAAAACCGAGTGAACGAAACCGTGTCCCAATAATGGTGTGCCTTTTCAAAAACAGGCAGGCGTTTTCGATCCGAGAGCATCGGTGTGCAGTAGCGTAGCTGTAGTTGTTCGAGATGATTGCCCGTGCCCTGTGTGCACTGGAAATCAACTGCTTAATTCAAAACACTAGCCGTGGTAGACATTTCCCAATATGCATGTGTTGAAAGTCCTGGCGGTTATGCGAGTGCATGTGTTCACTGGAAGATCGCGGTGTTGTTTTGCACCGTCGTCGGATTGCAACCCTGGAAAGGTTTTCccgtttagttttgttttctcagCAGCTCCGTCATCATGAGAATAAACGAAGACACGCTGTTGGAGGGAGAGCATGTGGTGCTGGTGCCGTACAACCCGGATCATGTGCCCAGGTATGGATGGGTACAGAGAAGACACCTCTGCGGGGGTCCGATTAAAGCATGCTGTCGATACTGTCAATTAATCATGCGACACGGTGGTACTGACATCTCTACTCTAGGTACTATTTCTGTCTGTGCTGTGGCGATACCTCACTCGTCCTCTTTATTGTTGTTTGGCCATCCGATAATAGCACTTCTTTGTAACGGGCTGCAGGAAAATAGGATAAGTAAGTTTGAAAGGGGAAGACGGTCTGATATGTTGGGAAGCTGGTCTTTCTTGATGCCTTACTATCACTGATAACTATGAACGCCAtccaaattatattaaaatcacATAGAACGAAACGTAGATGTGTTTAAGGTGTGGTGTGTTTCTTCgtgtatttaaatgcatgtaaGCATATTGCTTATCAGTAGCTTCTTATGTTAGAGTCATTTGTAAAATATCAGGAATATCTTGCGCAATGTATTTAGAGGCTGACATTTTGATGGCTCTGATACCATTGTGACTCTGACTCACTTGAAAATGCCAACACAGCTTAATTAATCCTTTAAAATCCTTTCAAAAGGGATCTGGCTACTTTGAATATGGATTGAATTAAGCCCCTCAGTGCATCAATCCACCTTATAACCCAGCTGATCGAACTATTGCAGTTTGGATCATATGGTTTGACAAGGCCTTCATACTCATTACActgatacaaaaaataaagctaAAATATCAAGGTGATTTGAACGGAGCGGATCTGTTTATATCAATGTATGGGAAAAAGTAGGTGAACAACCTTGAAAGATCCAGATATCTGTATTATGGTATTCGGTAGCCTGTAATGGTCCAAACTGTAACCTTTAATCTTAAAGACAAATTACTGAAGACAGTCAGACTTATTAAGGATCCATCCCTGGTAACACTCCTTCTGTGTGTGCCTGACAGGTATCACCAGTGGATGAGCTCCTCAGAGTTACAGAAGCTGACCGCCTCTGCGCCCCTAACTCTGGAGGAGGAGTACGACATGCAGAGGAGCTGGAGAGAGGATGACGACAGTAAGAGACTTGTCTGATTTCAGGTCGACAAATGCTCTGCTCAGCTGGCATTCTGTCCCAGGTGTTCCAGGCCTTGTGTCCCATGTCACCGGGTTAGGCTCCCGATTACTGCGCGCCTGTACTGCCTGATGcagttattgaaaataaatattgaaaagtcacaataaGTGCAAAAAATAGAAGTATTCAAATACAGACAATTATATCAAGAACATAACAGTGCAAAATACTGTTACAGGGTGTGTACTGTAATAGTTACTGGGTGCACTGGGGTAGGCTTTATTACCAATCGAAGAGAAGCAGTTgacaacacacaacaaaagAAGTGAACTGAATTAGTGAATAATACGTCTCTAATGAAGGCTGCCAGTGATTAGGTCTGTGGCTGTAAACTCACTTAAACAGGCTGGCTTGGCTGTGGTTAAGATCAAGGGACGCGCCTTTAGTTTTTGACCCTTTTTTCGTgttgtgatttttcagagtGCACCTTCATCATCCTGGATAAGCAGCAATGGGCCGACCCCACGGTGCGAGAGGAGGactgcatggtgggagatgtcAACATCTTTCTCACTGACCCCGAGGACCCTTCCCTTGGAGAGCTGGAAATCATGATAGCAGGTAACCGGGGCCTATACACATCTGTGACCCGGGACAGCAAAATTAGTTGCAGTAGGGCTGGGCAATTAATgacattaattgaattaattaaattttaTGTTTTTGCACGATGTGTAAAATGCCTGAATCGTGAAATTGAGATTTTATGTATTAACGTGCGCAAGCATCTTATTTTTCCATGTTTACAAAGGGCAAATCGGCAATCTTCGCTATCattctccagggcaggcagagAATAAACAGAAAAGGCATGTGTGAAGTTTAAAAATTAGTTTTTCCCAGTCGCTTGAAAATAAATTGATACACCATGCAATAAGAGCTAAACAATCCTATAAATCCACATTGAAGCTGGAACTGCAACAGAAACATGCAGCAgaatgggagcgaagtgtggcaCTGCAAGATACACATGCCAGCTCATCCCCTCCCAAAACCCTGCTAAAAGGCAGCTAACGTTAGCTGCTTCATTTTCCAGTGTCATCCCATATGACAAGAAAAAGAGGGTGCCCCGGTGTAAGGAAATTACAGATTTGGTGACATTTCATATCACGAAAGTGGAcacttccaggatgacaatgccccatccacagggcacgagggctcactgaatggtgtgatgagtatgaaaatgatgtgaatcatatgctatggccttcgcagtcatcAGACAATGCAACCCATGTTAGACAGCACTGTCCAATATTTGATGataccaccatcatcaaaaccccaaataagggaatatcttttgagAGAATGGCATTCCATCCCTCCtttagagttccagagacttgtagaatctatgccgagagcattgaagctgttctggtggctcgtggtagcccaacaccttacaaagacactttatgttggtttttcctttaatttgtcacccgtctgtatgtcaACTGGGGTTGTCTGAACTCCTGAAAATAAAGGTTGCTTGCTGTTCCTCGAAGGGATAGTCCCCTCGGAAAGAGATCTGACTGTTTGAGTGCTTAATGTATTTCTTCATGTAAAAGTCATGTGGCCACTTTTCCAGGTCTTCAAAACACAATCACTGATGTGTACACTTGTGTCAGATGATTTCATATTCAAGGCTGTTGTGTTTCTTGCACTCAGATTCTTGCACCATTTAGGAGATCTAAATATGCTATTGTGTAGGCCCCAGTTTAACGCCTTACTGTTAAAGTCCCTTTTAATCTCGATATCTTTGTGTTCAGCATTACAGTTGAGCCCTCTCAAAGGCAATGGACTGTTCACTGTATTGTGTCTGTACTTCAGATCCCAGCTACAGAGGCAGAGGACTGGGCAAGGAGGTCACTCGCATGATGATATGCTATGGTAGGAAGCCATCTTAAACCAAGATGGATGCCTTCTTCTGTATAGTGAGCATTTGAACAGGGGGATACATCTGCACTCTCTCTGTTGGGCAATCCTAGCAATTTGCTCTGAAGTGTCAGCAGTTTAATGTCAATTAACCCTACACCGGCTTATCAGAAATGTTATGTCTGTTTTGAAAGGTCAGTGTAGGGTATTGAAACAGTAATCAAATATGACTAGACTGAATGAATCTGAATGAATGACctgaatacatatatttttaaatccacattagcaaaaaaaaaaaaaaaaaaatagaatccCATATTAAATACTAAATTTGAGATATCAGTGTCTGTTGTATTTCTATGATCACCAGTTGCCGTTTGTGACCGGTCCGATCATTCAGATTCCAGATCTTTAGCTTAAATGCAACCTGTCGTGAGGTACTTGAATCAACATGTTTTCTCCTGCATCGTATACAGGGGTGACCAAACTTGGCATTCAAAAGTTCGAAGCCAAAATTGGAATGGACAACAAAGTCAGCATCGTCCTGTTCAAGAAATTTCACTTCCAGGAGGTAACAGTCATCTTCACATGTTTCAATAGAGGTCATACTATGGCAAGAAGGgatgttattttattgaatcCAATACTGACCTTGTTCTCTCCCAAATCCCACACAAGACTTCATATTATTGAGTCCCATCTCCTACTATGAAGCTTTgcttattttcaaaaataaccaTCACATGCATCTTCAGAATTGTGCAATTTAACTCGGGAAGGGAACCTTTACCACAGAGGTATATCTTAAAGAGAGGGAAATGTGCTTGAAACCAAGAGAAGcaacaatgaaaaataacaaaaaaagggAACATCGCTGTATTTGTTGTATTTGAAGTGTGCAGGGAGCAGTTGTTACGATGTTATGGTGTTAGCGATGGTTTCTTCTCATTGTCATAGGTATCCTCAAGCGAGGTGTTCCGGGAGGTAACACTGGAGCTGACCGTGGACGAAGCGCAGAAGAAGTGGCTCCTGGGTAACATGGACTTCATGCAGGAGAAACAGTACTCCAAAACGAGGGCTAGACGCATGGGGGCAGAGTCCTCAGTAGAATGAGGAAAGGCCACCCCCTAACCCTATCCATCTCCCTGACAAGCTccccacctccccctccccctcccataACAGCCCTCATTTCAAAGCTGGAGACCTGGTTTTGAGCCATTGATTTCCG
Coding sequences within it:
- the nat9 gene encoding alpha/beta-tubulin-N-acetyltransferase 9 isoform X2 produces the protein MRINEDTLLEGEHVVLVPYNPDHVPRYHQWMSSSELQKLTASAPLTLEEEYDMQRSWREDDDKCTFIILDKQQWADPTVREEDCMVGDVNIFLTDPEDPSLGELEIMIAALQLSPLKGNGLFTVLCLYFRSQLQRQRTGQGGHSHDDMLWGDQTWHSKVRSQNWNGQQSQHRPVQEISLPGGILKRGVPGGNTGADRGRSAEEVAPG
- the nat9 gene encoding alpha/beta-tubulin-N-acetyltransferase 9 isoform X1; amino-acid sequence: MRINEDTLLEGEHVVLVPYNPDHVPRYHQWMSSSELQKLTASAPLTLEEEYDMQRSWREDDDKCTFIILDKQQWADPTVREEDCMVGDVNIFLTDPEDPSLGELEIMIADPSYRGRGLGKEVTRMMICYGVTKLGIQKFEAKIGMDNKVSIVLFKKFHFQEVSSSEVFREVTLELTVDEAQKKWLLGNMDFMQEKQYSKTRARRMGAESSVE